TCGTTGCGCAGGTAGCCGATGAACTCGGCCGAATGCACGCCGTCGAGCTCGCGCTCGATGAGCATGAGGGGCTTTCTGCCCTCCTTGACGGCCGCGCCGATCTGGCGCTGCGCCGGACCCTTCTCGGTGAAGCTCTCCAGGCAGTCCTGGGGCAGGGCCAGCAGCTTCTGGACCGCGCTGCGGAACGTCTTGCTGAAGGCGTTGTCCTTGGAGACCGTGATGAAATGGCCCCTGTCCTGGAGAATGAAGTTCCTGACAATCTCGTCGAAATTCTTGTCGTTGCCCATCGTCGCGTCCAGAAGTAGAAATGGAGGACATGACTGTCCGTCGTAGGGCATCTTCTCAGAATATCGAGTGATGTCAACGAATCGGGTCGGAATTATCATCCGGAGTGATAGATACGATGAGCGCCAAGAAAGGATCGGACTTCAGCCGCCGCGACCTTCTTTTCGGCTTCGTGGACCGCATCCGCGGCCGCGAGCCGGGGGAGAAGGCGGTTACCGGAGTGACCCAGGAATCGAGCGAGGCGGACGGCCATTTCGCCGCGGGCCGCTGGAGCGAGGCCGTGAACGCCTATCGCGACGTGCTCGCGCGCGAGTCCGGCAACGAGGAGGCGCGCGTGCGCCTGGGCATCTGCTTCTACCGCCAGGGCAAGCACACCCAGGCCGTGGTCGAGCTCGGCCGCGTGCTGCGCAAGCGCTCCCACAACCTGGCCAGCCTCTACCTGGGGCTCTGCCACGCCCGGCGCGGCGAGCTGGACAAGGCCGCCACGGCCTGGAAGGCCTATTTCGAGCCCAGCCGCGTGCCGCTCATGCGCGAGATCAACTTCCAGCTGGCGCGCATCGAGACCGAGAAGGAGGTCGACTCCGGCTCCGTGGCCGCGGCCGTGGAGGAGGCGCTGGCCGCGGAGCAGGGCTGAGGCCCCGGCCCCGCGTCCCCGCCGCCCGCGGTTTCCCCGGGCGGCGCTTCTCCCCGGCCAGGCCGGGGAGCCCTTTTTTTGCGGCTCTCGGTTGCCATTGCCGCGGGCAAGGGGGTAGTATGGGACGGCTGCCCGGAAACCGGGCGGAAAGGGACGGACATGCGCCGATCCGACAGGCTTCCCCCTCCATGTGACGAAACCGCGAAACCGCGCCCGGCGAAGCGGAGCACGAGAGCCGTGCCCCTGCCGCCGT
This genomic window from Desulfovibrio sp. X2 contains:
- a CDS encoding tetratricopeptide repeat protein; the encoded protein is MSAKKGSDFSRRDLLFGFVDRIRGREPGEKAVTGVTQESSEADGHFAAGRWSEAVNAYRDVLARESGNEEARVRLGICFYRQGKHTQAVVELGRVLRKRSHNLASLYLGLCHARRGELDKAATAWKAYFEPSRVPLMREINFQLARIETEKEVDSGSVAAAVEEALAAEQG